A DNA window from Xanthomonas campestris pv. campestris str. ATCC 33913 contains the following coding sequences:
- a CDS encoding DesA family fatty acid desaturase gives MLSDSIIDVLTSGIAGLGVWGMLAVLLVFTQLTIFAVTLYLHRSQAHRGVDFHPVIAHFFRFWTWLTTSMITREWVAIHRKHHAKVETEEDPHSPQTKGIGQVFWRGVELYREARAQRADIEQYGKGAPNDWIERHLYTPHANAGPIALLVVNSVLFGLPGIALWAIQMAWIPFWAAGVVNGLGHWWGYRNFESADTSTNLTPWALWIGGEELHNNHHAFPSSARFSMRRWELDIGWIAIRCLQALGLAKVLRVAPSLDIRPNIAVPDADTLKALLSHRFQAMTDYQRNVLKPALREEAAATGAKLRQLLPRRLRKGLVDDGRWLKPDAREQLQHWVAQRPRMRTLVEYRARLTAVLEARSHDASERLKQLQQWCHEAEASGNAALQAYAARLKGYALSGT, from the coding sequence ATGTTGTCCGATTCGATCATCGACGTTCTGACCTCCGGCATCGCCGGCCTGGGCGTGTGGGGGATGCTGGCCGTGCTGCTGGTGTTCACCCAACTCACCATCTTCGCGGTGACCTTGTACCTGCATCGCAGCCAGGCGCACCGCGGTGTGGATTTCCATCCGGTCATCGCGCATTTCTTCCGTTTCTGGACCTGGCTCACCACCTCGATGATCACCCGCGAGTGGGTGGCGATCCATCGCAAGCATCACGCCAAGGTGGAAACCGAGGAAGACCCGCACAGCCCGCAGACCAAGGGCATCGGCCAGGTGTTCTGGCGCGGCGTGGAGCTGTACCGCGAAGCACGCGCGCAGCGGGCCGACATCGAGCAGTACGGCAAGGGCGCGCCCAATGACTGGATCGAGCGGCATCTGTACACGCCGCACGCCAACGCCGGCCCGATCGCGCTGTTGGTGGTCAACAGCGTGCTGTTCGGGCTGCCCGGTATCGCACTGTGGGCGATCCAGATGGCGTGGATTCCGTTCTGGGCCGCCGGCGTGGTCAATGGCCTGGGGCATTGGTGGGGCTATCGCAATTTCGAGTCCGCCGACACCTCCACCAACCTGACCCCGTGGGCGCTGTGGATCGGTGGCGAAGAACTGCACAACAATCACCATGCCTTCCCGAGTTCGGCGCGGTTTTCGATGCGGCGCTGGGAGCTGGACATCGGCTGGATCGCGATCCGCTGCCTGCAGGCGCTGGGCCTGGCCAAGGTGCTGCGGGTGGCGCCGTCGCTGGACATTCGCCCCAACATCGCCGTGCCCGATGCCGACACGCTCAAGGCACTGTTGTCGCACCGCTTCCAGGCCATGACCGACTACCAGCGCAACGTGCTCAAGCCGGCCCTGCGCGAAGAGGCCGCCGCCACCGGTGCCAAGCTGCGCCAGCTGCTACCGCGCCGCCTGCGCAAGGGCCTGGTGGACGATGGCCGCTGGCTCAAGCCCGATGCGCGCGAACAGTTGCAACACTGGGTGGCGCAACGCCCGCGCATGCGCACGCTGGTGGAATACCGCGCGCGCCTCACCGCCGTGCTGGAAGCGCGCAGCCACGATGCGTCCGAGCGGCTCAAGCAGCTGCAGCAGTGGTGCCATGAAGCCGAAGCCAGCGGCAACGCGGCATTGCAGGCGTATGCGGCACGGCTCAAGGGTTATGCGCTGAGTGGCACGTAA
- a CDS encoding EF-hand domain-containing protein gives MPALLHALPRVLACGALCAVAVAAQAQVQDSQQYLQRMDTDGDGRVSRDEYLAWMSYAFDQRDLDHDGVLQGEELPGRRGKPITRAAHRATLVERFARQDANGDGYLSARELLAPPR, from the coding sequence GTGCCTGCGCTGCTGCACGCGCTGCCTCGTGTGCTGGCCTGTGGGGCACTGTGCGCAGTGGCGGTGGCCGCGCAGGCCCAGGTGCAGGACAGCCAGCAGTATCTGCAACGCATGGACACCGATGGCGATGGCCGGGTCAGCCGCGATGAATATCTGGCCTGGATGAGCTACGCCTTCGATCAGCGCGACCTGGATCACGACGGCGTGCTGCAAGGCGAAGAACTGCCGGGCCGGCGCGGCAAGCCGATCACCCGCGCCGCGCACCGCGCAACGCTGGTGGAGCGTTTCGCACGCCAGGATGCCAATGGCGATGGCTATTTGAGCGCGCGCGAACTGCTGGCACCACCGCGGTGA
- a CDS encoding ATP-binding cassette domain-containing protein: protein MFTLDQVSRRYGQAIALDQVSLSFASGVTTALIGPSGAGKSTVLRMLVGLEWPDSGSVTFDGAPLRRDALQAQRQRIGYVIQEGGLFPHLDARSNVVLLAQTLGWTPQRIAQRLETLCALCQLPPALLARYPAELSGGQRQRVGLIRALMLDPPALLLDEPLGALDPIVRYDLQAQMRELFAQLGKTVVLVTHDVAEAAYLADTLVLMRAGQVVQQGSARTLLEQPADAFVQRFLTAQRSIGDAA from the coding sequence ATGTTCACTCTCGACCAGGTCAGCCGTCGCTACGGCCAGGCCATCGCCCTCGACCAGGTCAGCCTGTCGTTCGCCAGCGGTGTCACCACTGCGTTGATCGGCCCCAGTGGCGCCGGCAAGTCCACCGTGCTGCGCATGCTGGTGGGCCTGGAATGGCCGGACAGTGGCAGCGTCACCTTCGATGGCGCGCCATTGCGGCGTGATGCGCTGCAGGCGCAGCGGCAGCGCATTGGTTACGTGATCCAGGAGGGCGGCCTGTTCCCGCACCTGGATGCACGCAGCAATGTGGTGCTGCTGGCGCAGACGCTGGGTTGGACGCCGCAACGTATCGCGCAACGCCTGGAGACCTTGTGCGCGCTGTGCCAGCTGCCGCCCGCGCTGCTGGCGCGCTACCCGGCCGAGTTGTCCGGTGGTCAGCGCCAGCGCGTGGGCCTGATCCGCGCCCTGATGCTGGACCCGCCGGCGCTGCTGCTGGACGAACCACTGGGTGCACTGGATCCGATCGTGCGCTACGACCTGCAGGCGCAGATGCGCGAGCTGTTCGCGCAGCTCGGCAAGACCGTGGTGCTGGTCACCCACGACGTGGCCGAAGCCGCGTATCTGGCCGACACGCTGGTGCTGATGCGCGCCGGCCAAGTGGTGCAGCAGGGCAGTGCGCGCACGCTGCTGGAACAGCCGGCCGATGCGTTCGTGCAGCGCTTTCTCACCGCGCAGCGCAGCATCGGTGATGCCGCATGA
- a CDS encoding glycine betaine ABC transporter substrate-binding protein produces MMRAPLMAFALLICSGVAQAAQVTIGSKNFTEAVILGEIATAAGQRDGVQVQHRAQLGGTRILWRALETGQIDAYADYTGTLAQELLQLPKASHAELRAALDARGLAMTDSLGFENTYAFGMRRERAQALGIRSLSDLARHPDLKIGLSNEFMQRADGWPGVRGAYALPQRATGLDHDLAYRALQSGAIEVTDLYSTDAEIPYYQLQVLQDDRHYFSEYQAVFLYRKDLAQRAPTMVATLQGLQGRIDEATMQRLNAQVKLERKSEAAVAAQWLGVAPASATDGRVARLLQHTWEHLALVGISLGLALVMALPLGVLAARRPRLGQVVLSLTGVLQTLPSLAVFVFMIPLFGIGAKPAIAALFLYSLLPIVRNTHAGLTSIPRELRQTAEAIGLPAWTRLWRIELPLARRTIVAGIQTAAVINVGTATLGALIGAGGYGQPILTGIRLDDIGLILEGAIPAAVLALLVQALFEGLERWATPRGLRLSQRG; encoded by the coding sequence ATGATGCGCGCGCCGTTGATGGCTTTTGCATTGTTGATCTGCAGCGGTGTGGCGCAAGCCGCGCAGGTCACCATCGGCTCGAAGAACTTCACCGAAGCGGTGATCCTGGGCGAGATCGCCACCGCTGCCGGCCAGCGCGATGGCGTGCAGGTGCAGCACCGCGCCCAGCTCGGTGGCACGCGCATTCTCTGGCGCGCACTGGAGACCGGGCAGATCGATGCGTACGCCGATTACACCGGCACGCTGGCGCAGGAATTGCTGCAGCTGCCCAAGGCCAGCCACGCCGAACTACGCGCCGCACTGGATGCACGCGGCCTGGCAATGACCGACTCGCTGGGCTTCGAAAATACCTATGCGTTCGGCATGCGCCGGGAGCGTGCGCAGGCATTGGGCATCCGCAGCCTGTCCGATCTGGCCCGGCATCCGGACCTGAAGATCGGCCTGAGCAATGAATTCATGCAGCGTGCCGATGGCTGGCCCGGCGTGCGCGGCGCCTATGCATTGCCGCAGCGCGCCACCGGGCTGGATCACGACCTGGCCTACCGCGCGCTGCAGAGCGGGGCCATCGAGGTCACCGATCTGTACAGCACCGATGCGGAAATTCCGTACTACCAGCTGCAGGTGTTGCAGGACGACCGCCATTACTTCTCCGAGTACCAGGCGGTATTCCTGTATCGCAAGGATCTGGCGCAGCGTGCGCCGACGATGGTAGCCACGCTGCAAGGGCTGCAGGGGCGCATCGATGAAGCCACCATGCAGCGGCTCAACGCGCAGGTGAAGCTGGAGCGCAAGAGCGAAGCCGCCGTGGCCGCGCAATGGCTGGGCGTGGCGCCGGCATCGGCCACCGATGGCCGCGTTGCGCGCTTGCTGCAGCACACCTGGGAGCACCTGGCCCTGGTGGGCATCTCGCTGGGGCTGGCCTTGGTGATGGCATTGCCGCTCGGCGTGCTGGCCGCGCGCCGGCCGCGGCTTGGTCAAGTGGTGCTGTCGCTGACCGGCGTGCTGCAGACCTTGCCGTCGCTGGCGGTGTTCGTGTTCATGATCCCGTTGTTCGGCATCGGCGCCAAACCGGCGATTGCGGCGCTGTTTCTCTACAGCTTGCTGCCGATCGTGCGTAACACGCATGCCGGGCTGACCTCGATTCCGCGCGAGTTGCGCCAGACCGCCGAAGCCATCGGGCTGCCGGCATGGACGCGCTTGTGGCGTATCGAACTGCCGCTCGCGCGCCGCACGATCGTGGCCGGCATCCAGACCGCGGCGGTGATCAATGTGGGCACCGCCACCCTGGGCGCATTGATCGGCGCAGGCGGCTACGGCCAGCCGATCCTCACCGGCATCCGCCTGGACGATATCGGCCTGATCCTGGAAGGCGCCATTCCCGCCGCCGTGCTGGCCTTGCTGGTGCAGGCGCTGTTCGAAGGCCTGGAGCGCTGGGCCACCCCGCGTGGGCTACGCCTGAGTCAGCGCGGTTGA
- a CDS encoding aminotransferase class V-fold PLP-dependent enzyme: MSAAPLFRSLPTPLDWSQREQAFVLPPAVTYMDAAARGPMLRAVQTVAHQAIDALATPWQLSFAAWVEQIEQLRALAAGLFDGDTDAVALVPSAAHGLATAARNLHLQRGEAVLVLEGQFPSNLLIWQRRCAEVGAQIVAVPMAAGGALTEAVLRAITETAALRVVSLPHAYWLDGRQLDLDRISDAVHARGAALVLDLSQSLGVLPTDLPRWRPDFVVSVGHKWLLGPMGLAWLWVAPRWRTRGVPIEEHWSGRDAGSSWEFPIAAAPDYRTGARRYDAGGVADPLRLAMATAALQQITAWQPARIAHALGALTAQWDAALQAQGLARWCTPGHAPHLTALQPPAAQLESVATTLRALGAVCTQRHGRLRIAPHLSVTGQALAELVAALPRG, translated from the coding sequence ATGAGCGCCGCACCGTTGTTCCGTTCGCTACCCACACCCCTGGATTGGTCGCAGCGGGAGCAGGCATTTGTGCTGCCCCCGGCCGTGACCTATATGGATGCCGCCGCACGCGGGCCCATGCTGCGGGCCGTGCAAACGGTGGCGCACCAGGCCATCGATGCGCTGGCCACGCCATGGCAGTTGTCGTTCGCTGCATGGGTGGAGCAGATCGAGCAACTGCGTGCGTTGGCCGCGGGCCTGTTCGATGGCGATACCGATGCGGTGGCGCTGGTGCCCTCGGCCGCACACGGGCTGGCCACTGCCGCGCGCAACCTGCACCTGCAACGCGGCGAGGCCGTGTTGGTGCTGGAAGGACAGTTCCCCTCCAACCTGTTGATCTGGCAGCGCCGCTGCGCCGAGGTGGGCGCGCAGATCGTCGCGGTGCCGATGGCAGCGGGGGGGGCTTTGACCGAGGCGGTGCTGCGGGCGATCACCGAGACGGCGGCGCTGCGCGTGGTGAGCCTGCCGCACGCCTATTGGCTGGATGGCCGGCAACTGGACCTGGACCGCATCAGTGACGCCGTGCACGCGCGCGGTGCGGCGCTGGTGCTGGACCTGAGCCAGAGCCTGGGCGTGTTGCCGACCGATCTGCCGCGCTGGCGGCCGGATTTTGTGGTCAGCGTGGGCCATAAATGGTTGCTGGGCCCGATGGGCCTGGCGTGGCTCTGGGTGGCCCCACGCTGGCGCACACGTGGTGTGCCGATCGAAGAACACTGGAGTGGCCGCGATGCGGGTAGCAGTTGGGAATTCCCCATTGCCGCAGCGCCCGACTACCGCACCGGCGCGCGCCGCTACGACGCCGGTGGCGTGGCCGACCCGCTGCGCCTGGCCATGGCGACCGCCGCCTTGCAGCAGATCACCGCCTGGCAACCGGCACGGATCGCGCACGCATTGGGCGCGCTCACCGCGCAGTGGGACGCCGCGCTGCAAGCGCAGGGGCTCGCCCGCTGGTGCACGCCAGGCCATGCGCCGCATCTGACCGCGCTGCAACCGCCGGCTGCGCAGCTGGAGTCGGTGGCCACCACGCTGCGTGCGCTGGGCGCGGTGTGCACGCAGCGACACGGACGGTTGCGCATTGCCCCGCACCTGAGCGTGACCGGGCAGGCGCTTGCAGAGCTGGTGGCTGCGCTGCCACGTGGGTGA
- the egtB gene encoding ergothioneine biosynthesis protein EgtB: MAMSAQSPLLVDHQQQQLTLLERYAQTRALSDRLAAPLSAEDAMVQSMPDASPSKWHLAHTTWFFERFVLQADPQYVVFDPAWDFLFNSYYQSVGPMHARARRGVLSRPSLQQVRDYRAAVDAQMQRRLRDGLLDEATCTIVQLGIQHEQQHQELLLTDIKHALWSNPLQPAYREAQPVPAAASSALRWHARDEQIVEIGAASWPQAEAFAYDNESPRHRVLVGAHALAHRVVSNSEYQQFIDDGGYRSAGAWLSDGWAMVQAQGWQHPLYWDADGREFTLEGWRVRDAHAPVCHLSLFEADAFARWAGARLPTEAEWEQAATGIAVHGNFVDSDALHPRAADAVDTGLQQLFGDVWEWTGSAYLPYPGFAPWPGSLGEYNGKFMNAQWVLRGGSCATPASHVRASYRNFFPSDARWQFAGVRLAKDLL, translated from the coding sequence ATGGCGATGTCTGCACAATCACCCCTGCTGGTCGACCACCAGCAACAGCAGCTGACGCTGTTGGAACGCTACGCGCAGACCCGTGCGCTAAGCGATCGTCTTGCCGCACCCTTGAGCGCGGAAGACGCCATGGTGCAGAGCATGCCCGACGCCAGCCCCAGCAAATGGCACCTGGCACACACCACCTGGTTCTTCGAACGCTTCGTGTTGCAGGCCGACCCGCAGTACGTGGTGTTCGACCCGGCGTGGGATTTCCTGTTCAACAGCTACTACCAAAGCGTAGGCCCGATGCATGCGCGCGCGCGCCGTGGCGTGTTGTCGCGGCCATCGCTGCAACAGGTGCGTGACTACCGTGCGGCCGTCGATGCGCAGATGCAGCGCCGCCTGCGCGATGGCCTGCTGGACGAGGCCACCTGCACCATCGTGCAGCTGGGCATCCAGCACGAGCAGCAGCACCAGGAACTGCTGTTGACCGACATCAAGCACGCCCTGTGGAGCAATCCGCTGCAGCCGGCCTACCGGGAGGCCCAGCCCGTGCCGGCGGCGGCGTCTAGCGCCTTGCGCTGGCATGCGCGCGACGAGCAGATCGTGGAGATTGGCGCAGCGTCGTGGCCACAGGCCGAGGCCTTCGCCTACGACAACGAATCGCCGCGCCACCGCGTGCTGGTCGGTGCGCATGCACTGGCGCACCGTGTGGTCAGTAATTCCGAATACCAGCAGTTCATCGATGACGGTGGCTACCGCAGCGCAGGCGCCTGGCTTAGCGATGGCTGGGCAATGGTGCAGGCGCAGGGCTGGCAGCATCCGCTGTACTGGGATGCGGACGGGCGCGAGTTCACCCTCGAAGGCTGGCGCGTGCGCGATGCGCATGCGCCGGTGTGCCATCTGAGCCTGTTCGAAGCCGACGCGTTCGCGCGCTGGGCCGGTGCACGCCTGCCCACCGAGGCCGAATGGGAACAGGCCGCCACCGGCATTGCCGTGCACGGCAATTTCGTCGACAGCGATGCCCTGCATCCGCGCGCGGCCGACGCGGTGGACACCGGTCTGCAGCAGCTGTTTGGCGATGTGTGGGAATGGACCGGCAGCGCGTATCTGCCGTATCCCGGCTTCGCGCCCTGGCCCGGGTCGCTGGGCGAATACAACGGCAAATTCATGAACGCGCAATGGGTCTTGCGCGGCGGCAGTTGTGCCACGCCTGCCAGCCATGTGCGCGCCAGCTACCGCAACTTTTTCCCCTCCGATGCGCGTTGGCAATTTGCCGGCGTGCGCCTAGCCAAGGATTTGCTGTGA
- the egtD gene encoding L-histidine N(alpha)-methyltransferase has product MNAAAHATQRAHAALTDLRPQPDDITADALAGLSPTPKTLPSKYFYDARGSQLFEAITRQPEYYLTTTELSLLEASMSSIAQAIGAGVHVVEYGSGSGRKTELLLQGLRDVVAYTPLEISRTALLESTARLAEQFPQIQMLPVCTDFTRPLQLPAAQRPARRHVVFFPGSTLGNFTDTAAIELLDAMRQTMGADGCALIGIDLDKDAALIEAAYNDAAGVTAEFTVNLLARLNREIGSDFDLEGFRHRAVYARERGRIETFLVSQRAQRVHVGGQEFTFTEGEAMQVEYSYKYTDARFAELAAAAGLKVTHGWNDAKDWFGLRLLRPL; this is encoded by the coding sequence GTGAACGCCGCCGCCCACGCCACCCAACGCGCGCATGCCGCGCTGACCGATCTGCGCCCGCAGCCGGACGACATCACCGCCGATGCCCTGGCCGGCCTATCGCCGACGCCCAAGACGCTGCCGTCGAAATATTTCTACGATGCGCGCGGCTCGCAGTTGTTCGAAGCGATCACCCGTCAGCCCGAGTACTACCTCACCACCACCGAACTGAGCCTGCTCGAGGCCAGCATGAGCTCGATCGCGCAGGCGATCGGCGCGGGCGTGCATGTGGTGGAGTACGGCAGTGGCAGTGGCCGCAAGACCGAATTGCTGCTGCAGGGCCTGCGCGATGTGGTGGCCTATACGCCGCTGGAAATCTCGCGGACCGCGCTGCTGGAAAGCACCGCACGCCTGGCCGAGCAATTTCCGCAGATCCAGATGTTGCCGGTGTGCACCGACTTCACCCGGCCGCTGCAGCTGCCGGCCGCGCAACGCCCGGCACGCCGGCACGTGGTGTTCTTCCCCGGCTCGACGCTGGGAAATTTCACCGACACCGCTGCGATTGAATTGCTGGATGCGATGCGCCAGACCATGGGCGCCGACGGCTGCGCCTTGATCGGCATCGATCTGGACAAGGATGCCGCGCTGATCGAGGCGGCGTACAACGATGCCGCCGGGGTCACCGCGGAATTCACGGTGAATCTGCTGGCACGCCTCAACCGCGAGATCGGCAGCGATTTCGACCTGGAGGGTTTCCGCCATCGCGCGGTGTATGCGCGCGAACGCGGCCGCATCGAAACCTTCCTGGTCAGCCAGCGCGCGCAACGTGTGCACGTGGGTGGGCAGGAATTCACCTTCACCGAAGGCGAGGCGATGCAGGTCGAATACAGCTACAAGTACACCGACGCCCGCTTCGCCGAACTGGCCGCCGCGGCCGGCCTCAAGGTGACGCATGGCTGGAACGATGCCAAGGATTGGTTCGGTCTGCGGTTGCTACGCCCGCTCTGA
- a CDS encoding DUF3253 domain-containing protein, translating into MQVPDAAQMAALIVDLLARREPQHSICPSEVARALSEDAAIWRALMPQVRATAAALVGEGVVRITQRGQPVELGTVRGPIRLMRGPRFPR; encoded by the coding sequence ATGCAGGTACCTGACGCCGCGCAGATGGCGGCGCTGATCGTCGACCTGCTCGCACGGCGTGAGCCGCAGCACTCGATCTGCCCGTCGGAGGTGGCACGCGCACTCAGCGAGGATGCCGCGATCTGGCGCGCGCTGATGCCGCAGGTGCGCGCCACCGCGGCCGCACTGGTGGGCGAGGGTGTGGTGCGCATCACGCAGCGTGGCCAGCCTGTGGAGCTGGGCACGGTACGCGGCCCGATCCGTTTGATGCGCGGGCCACGCTTCCCGCGATAA